Proteins found in one Primulina eburnea isolate SZY01 chromosome 16, ASM2296580v1, whole genome shotgun sequence genomic segment:
- the LOC140817561 gene encoding NADPH-dependent diflavin oxidoreductase 1-like isoform X1 produces MQVERTRSMTPAVPSGKNMPECFLKMTKNLRLSREGSGKDVRHFEFDAVSSSIEYEVGDVLEILLGQSSAAVDAFIQRCNLNPESYITIHPRDKGNKAGINTSLFPVKLKTFVELNMDVASASPKRYFFEVMSFFASAEHEKERLQYFSSPEGRDDLYQYNQKERRTVLEVLEDFPSVQMPFEWLVQLVPPLKTRAFSISSCHSAHPNQVHLTVSVVTWKTLYKRKRSGLCSSWLASLDPQQNVLVAVWFKKGSLPPPPPSLPLILIGLGTGCAPFRGFVEVRALQNESDPTAPMIFFFGCRNRDNDFLYQDFWMKHSQNGGVLSEDKGGGFYAAFSRDQPRKVYVQHKIKEQSTKIWGLLSQGASVYIAGSSNKMPSDVLSAFEDIVSAESGVSKEVASRWIRALEKAGKYYVEAWS; encoded by the exons ATGCAGGTTGAGAGGACCCGTTCAATGACTCCTGCAGTACCTTCTGGGAAGAACATGCCTGAGTGCTTCCTGAAAATG ACCAAGAATCTTCGATTAAGTAGAGAGGGCAGTGGGAAGGATGTGCGCCACTTTGAGTTCGATGCTGTTTCATCT TCAATAGAATATGAAGTGGGCGATGTTCTTGAGATTCTTTTAGGTCAAAGTTCTGCCGCAGTAGATGCTTTCATACAGCGTTGTAATTTGAACCCTGAGTCTTACATAACT ATTCATCCGCGAGATAAAGGGAATAAAGCTGGGATAAATACCTCCTTGTTCCCTGTGAAACTAAAAACTTTTGTTGAGCTGAATATGGATGTGGCCTCAGCTTCTCCTAAACGTTACTTCTTTGAG GTCATGAGTTTTTTTGCCAGTGCTGAACATGAGAAGGAAAGGCTTCAATATTTTTCCTCGCCAGAAGGAAGAGATGATCTATACCAATACAACCAGAAGGAGCGAAGGACTGTTTTAGAG GTATTGGAGGATTTCCCTTCTGTGCAAATGCCCTTCGAATGGTTGGTACAGTTGGTTCCTCCATTAAAAACAAGGGCCTTCTCCATCTCTTCTTGTCATTCAGCTCATCCAAATCAAGTGCACTTAACGGTAAGTGTGGTCACGTGGAAGACCCTATACAAGAGGAAGCGTTCAGGTCTTTGCTCGTCTTGGCTAGCCAGTCTTGATCCTCAGCAGA ATGTACTAGTAGCAGTGTGGTTTAAGAAAGGTTCGCTTCCTCCTCCACCGCCATCCCTTCCTCTTATCCTCATTGGTCTTGGAACGGGATGTGCACCTTTTCGTGGATTTGTGGAAGTAAGAGCACTTCAAAATGAATCTGATCCAACAGCTCCGATGATTTTTTTCTTCGGATGCAGAAACAGAGACAATGACTTTCTCTAtcaagatttttggatgaaacaTTCACAGAACGGAGGGGTACTATCCGAAGACAAGGGTGGAGGATTCTATGCTGCGTTTTCAAGGGACCAGCCACGGAAAGTGTATGTGCAACACAAAATTAAGGAGCAAAGCACTAAGATATGGGGTTTGCTTAGTCAAGGTGCTTCTGTGTACATTGCTGGATCGTCAAATAAGATGCCTTCAGATGTATTATCAGCCTTTGAAGATATAGTTTCTGCTGAAAGTGGGGTTTCGAAAGAGGTTGCTTCGAGATGGATTCGAGCACTGGAGAAGGCCGGCAAGTATTATGTCGAAGCCTGGTCTTGA
- the LOC140817561 gene encoding NADPH-dependent diflavin oxidoreductase 1-like isoform X2, giving the protein MKHSQNGGVLSEDKGGGFYAAFSRDQPRKVYVQHKIKEQSTKIWGLLSQGASVYIAGSSNKMPSDVLSAFEDIVSAESGVSKEVASRWIRALEKAGKYYVEAWS; this is encoded by the coding sequence atgaaacaTTCACAGAACGGAGGGGTACTATCCGAAGACAAGGGTGGAGGATTCTATGCTGCGTTTTCAAGGGACCAGCCACGGAAAGTGTATGTGCAACACAAAATTAAGGAGCAAAGCACTAAGATATGGGGTTTGCTTAGTCAAGGTGCTTCTGTGTACATTGCTGGATCGTCAAATAAGATGCCTTCAGATGTATTATCAGCCTTTGAAGATATAGTTTCTGCTGAAAGTGGGGTTTCGAAAGAGGTTGCTTCGAGATGGATTCGAGCACTGGAGAAGGCCGGCAAGTATTATGTCGAAGCCTGGTCTTGA